ACTGCTCGAACATGAGCTATATCCGGCTTTAAATCAACTCATCGCCGATCTCGATGCCAAATCCACGGAATTCTCCAGCATCGTGAAGTCTGGCAGAACGCACCTCCAGGATGCGGTTCCGCTGCGCCTGGGCGACGAACTCGGTGCCTATCGAGACAACCTGCGGCGGCATCAACGATGGCTCAGGGAATCGGCCAAGTCATTGCTCGAGATTGGCCTTGGCGGCAATGCAGTGGGCACTGGCATCAACACACCTGTCGGATTCTCTGAGGTGGCAGTTGGATATGTAGCCAGCTACACAGGCCTCACATTTTCGATGGCGGAAAATCCGTTTACATTCAATCAAAATCCTGATGAAGTCGTGTACGTCAGCGGCGTGATACGGAGCCTGGCTCTGGCGCTGCAACGCCTTGCAAACGACCTCCGCCTGCTTTCTTCAGGGCCGCGCACAGGGCTTGCGGAAATCCAGCTGCCTGCTGTTCAGCCTGGGTCCTCCATCATGCCCGGAAAAATCAATCCTGTCATGGCAGAGATGCTGAACATGGTCTCGTATCAAGTGCAGGGCTGCGACACAACCATCGCTCAGGCTGGCGGCGCTGGGCAGCTCGAGTTGAACGTGATGATGCCCGTCATGGCAGCCAATTTTCTTCATGAGATTCAAATTCTCGCAAACGCCATGCGAACGTTTTCCGTGCGGTGTGTTCAGGGGATTACAGCTGACGTCAATCGCTGCGAACGATATGCCGACTTGTCCTTGTCACTTGCGACGGCACTCAACACGGAAGTTGGATACGATACTGCCGCAAAGGTCGTCAAATATGCTCTCTCGCACGACACCACCTTGCGAGACGCCGGTGAAGCCGTTGGC
The Alicyclobacillus curvatus genome window above contains:
- a CDS encoding class II fumarate hydratase gives rise to the protein MADTRTVRDSLGELSIPSDAYYGAQTARAIDNFPISGLTLPKSFVRAQSIIKWAAAKAHEQLGVLDSVKAKAICSAAEEVIAGQLDAWFQVDVYQAGAGTSQNMNVNEVIASRAAELLGRDRGDYTAVHPNDDVNMSQSTNDTIHVAMQIAGAELLEHELYPALNQLIADLDAKSTEFSSIVKSGRTHLQDAVPLRLGDELGAYRDNLRRHQRWLRESAKSLLEIGLGGNAVGTGINTPVGFSEVAVGYVASYTGLTFSMAENPFTFNQNPDEVVYVSGVIRSLALALQRLANDLRLLSSGPRTGLAEIQLPAVQPGSSIMPGKINPVMAEMLNMVSYQVQGCDTTIAQAGGAGQLELNVMMPVMAANFLHEIQILANAMRTFSVRCVQGITADVNRCERYADLSLSLATALNTEVGYDTAAKVVKYALSHDTTLRDAGEAVGVDAEALKRALDTHLLSQVVGRTTQRE